The following are encoded in a window of Cryptococcus neoformans var. neoformans B-3501A chromosome 13, whole genome shotgun sequence genomic DNA:
- a CDS encoding hypothetical protein (Match to ESTs gb|CF188332.1|CF188332, gb|CF188331.1|CF188331; Similar to gi|46116740|ref|XP_384388.1| hypothetical protein FG04212.1 [Gibberella zeae PH-1], FASTA scores: opt: 528, E(): 4.2e-29, (36.071% identity (67.500% similar) in 280 aa overlap (1-262:12-291)); HMMPfam hit to GST_N, Glutathione S-transferase, N-terminal domain, score: 36.5, E(): 7.8e-08), whose protein sequence is MPMPDEHIHPTATGLAKKVVDAHQDPQDLVFWSGWFCPFNQRIWIALEERKIPYQYHEVNPYKKEEAFLKLNPLGLVPTVEIKTAEGSKSLYESDVLVEFLEDLYPPSEEHPSIFPSDPYEKSWVRLNIQHVSKKIIPNYFKLQQSQTESDQVAARKELISALRTYAKRIKGPYFAGEQWTAVDGTLAPFIRRLYILEKHRNFDEKAVGDGWWEYRERLMTRDSLKNTCSEDQYYEEILGRYLKNEAQSEVAKATRAGQSLP, encoded by the exons ATGCCTATGCCCGACGAACATATCCATCCCACTGCCACAGGCCTTGCCAAGAAGGTCGTGGACGCTCATCAAGATCCCCAAGATTTGGTATTCTGGAGCGGATGG TTCTGCCCCTTTAATCAG CGTATCTGGATCGCCCTTGAGGAACGAAAAATACCTTACCAATACCATGAAGTAAAC CCAtacaagaaggaagaggcatTCCTCAAGCTTAATCCTCTAGGGCTTGTGCCGACAGTCGAGATCAAGACTGCCGAAGGTAGCAAATCGCTTTACGAGAGTGATGTCCTGGTCGAGTTCTTGGAGGATCTTTATCCTCCTAGCGAGGAGCATCC GTCCATTTTCCCTTCTGATCCATACGAAAAGTCTTGGGTTAGACTCAACATCCAACATGTCTCCAAA AAAATCATCCCCAATTACTTTAAACTCCAACAGTCCCAAACCGAATCAGACCAAGTTGCTGCCCGCAAAGAACTCATCTCCGCTCTTCGCACATACGCCAAACGCATCAAGGGTCCTTATTTTGCAGGCGAACAATGGACAGCCGTCGACGGGACATTGGCGCCGTTTATAAGGAGGTTGTATATTCTTGAAAAACATAGGAATTTTGATGAGAAGGCGGTTGGGGACGGGTGGTGGGAGTATAGAGAGAGATTGATGA CTCGCGATTCGCTTAAGAATACTTGTTCAGAGGATCAGTATTACGAGGAAATCTTGGGAAG ATACCTCAAAAATGAAGCTCAATCAGAAGTCGCTAAAGCTACTCGTGCTGGCCAGAGTCTTCCCTAA
- a CDS encoding 60S ribosomal protein L16 (Match to ESTs gb|CF193344.1|CF193344, gb|CF190735.1|CF190735, gb|CF188404.1|CF188404; Similar to gi|12329977|emb|CAC24570.1| ribosomal protein L13A [Xanthophyllomyces dendrorhous], FASTA scores: opt: 1053, E(): 1.5e-67, (76.884% identity (91.457% similar) in 199 aa overlap (1-199:1-199)); HMMPfam hit to Ribosomal_L13, Ribosomal protein L13, score: 147.5, E(): 3e-41) translates to MSAFSAQPIVIDGKGHLLGRLASVVAKQILTGQKVTVVRCEEINISGSFFRNKVKYHNYLHKRHIVNPRKSGPFHFRAPSRILYKAIRGMIPHKSSRGAAALKRLELYEGVPPAQDRVKKMVVPAALRVLRLKPGRKYCTVKRISAEVGWNYKDVVDRLEEKRKVKGQAYFERKQAALKLRAKAEASAPKDAKLVEFGY, encoded by the exons ATGTCCGCTTTCTCCGCCCAGCCCATCGTCATTGACGGCAAAGGTCACCTCCTCGGTCGACTTGCTTCGGTCGTTGCCAAGCAG ATCCTCACTGGCCAAAAGGTCACCGTTGTCCGATGTGAGGAGATCAACATCTCTGGTTCCTTCTTCAGGAACAAGGTAAAGTACCACAACTACCTCCACA AGCGACACATTGTCAACCCCAGGAAGTCTGGTCCCTTCCACTTCCGTGCTCCTTCCCGAATCCTCTACAAGGCTATCCGCGGTATGATCCCCCACAAGAGCTCTCGAGGTGCCGCCGCCCTCAAGCGACTTGAGCTTTACGAGGGTGTCCCCCCCGCCCAGGACCGagtcaagaagatggtCGTCCCCGCCGCTCTCCGTGTCCTCCGATTGAAGCCCGGAAGGAAGTACTGCACCGTCAAGAGGATTAGCGCCGAGGTCGGATGGAACTACAAGGATGTTGTTGACAGgctcgaggagaagaggaaggtcAAGGGTCAGGCTTACTTTGAGCGCAAG CAAGCCGCTCTCAAGCTCCGTGCCAAGGCCGAGGCTTCTGCTCCCAAGGACGCCAAGCTCGTCGAGTTCGGTTACTAG
- a CDS encoding hypothetical protein (Similar to gi|46097466|gb|EAK82699.1| hypothetical protein UM01818.1 [Ustilago maydis 521], FASTA scores: opt: 495, E(): 9.3e-23, (39.385% identity (63.692% similar) in 325 aa overlap (32-341:9-313)); HMMPfam hit to DUF858, Eukaryotic protein of unknown function (DUF858), score: 126.0, E(): 8.5e-35) yields MTELPGAKRHKPNVPQNPVVGSALKKRQPKVPGPDYEKGLEYWDNVEASVDGVLGGFGTGPVPHIEQLTSRLLLLSLIPSLSPFSNPLCPSPIANPSPPPHRRVALDVGAGIGRVTRHVLIPLFDDVILVEPVDKFVSEAYRSAAAGEWRDLPSLEPLPPKPSTSAEEDKRALEQWKEAKRRQDESKAGRGKRVRFVKGGLQYLDPKSPGKGGEELGVVGAKRGGEGGLDGEDVLYDVIWCQWCLGHMNHADLVAFLRRARAALREDDENRQSYIFVKENCCDDGPGGIPQEFMDEEDSSLTRSSAKWLQAFADAGLKVVKEVTQEGMPEELFVVKAWALK; encoded by the exons ATGACAGAATTACCGGGCGCTAAAAGACACAAGCCTAATGTACCACAAAACCCAGTTGTCGGCTCAgctctgaagaagaggcagccGAAAGTCCCTGGGCCGGATTACGAAAAGGGCTTAGAATATTGGGACAACGTCGAAGCAAGTGTTGATGGTGTTCTCGGTGGTTTTGGTACTGGT CCGGTTCCGCATATTGAACAGCTTACCTCCCGTCTTCTTTTGCTGTCTCTGATTCCCTCGCTCTCACCCTTCTCCAATCCTCTCTGTCCCTCTCCTATCGCCAATccttcaccaccacctcaCCGACGCGTGGCTCTTGATGTAGGAGCAGGTATCGGCCGTGTGACACGACATGTCCTTATTCCACTTTTTGATGACGTTATCCTCGTCGAGCCTGTGGACAAGTTCGTTTCGGAAGCTTACCGTTCAGCGGCTGCCGGAGAATGGAGGGATCTACCTTCCCTTGAACCGCTCCCTCCTAAGCCATCCACATCTGCCGAGGAAGATAAGCGGGCGCTGGAACAGTGGAAAGAGGCTAAGAGAAGGCAAGACGAGTCTAaagctggaagagggaagagagtgaggTTTGTGAAGGGTGGATTGCAGTACCTCGACCCGAAAAGTCCGGGGAAAGGGGGAGAGGAATTAGGTGTCGTCGGTGCAAAGAGGGGTGGGGAAGGCGGTTTGGACGGAGAAGATGTGCTTTATGACGT CATCTGGTGTCAATGGTGCCTCGGGCACATGAACCACGCTGACCTTGTCGCTTTCCTCCGACGAGCACGCGCAGCTCTCcgcgaggatgatgaaaacCGACAATCATACATTTTTGTCAAGGAAAACTGTTGTGACGACGGCCCTGGAGGAATCCCACAAGAGTTtatggacgaagaagatagTAGTTTGACAAG GTCAAGTGCTAAGTGGCTTCAGGCGTTTGCCGATGCGGGTCTCAAGGTCGTCAAGGAGGTGACGCAGGAAGGAATGCCAGAAGAGCTGTTTGTTGTTAAGGC ATGGGCTTTGAAGTAG
- a CDS encoding hypothetical protein (Similar to gi|32420731|ref|XP_330809.1| hypothetical protein [Neurospora crassa], FASTA scores: opt: 856, E(): 6.7e-30, (43.631% identity (73.885% similar) in 314 aa overlap (239-552:25-335))), whose product MPDSPPRPAASPTASLSGMGIQFHSANPLPPPLHDSPPPSAAPLLRSYSDDRRQRAQDERTLLSHQTSSAGVPGSAVPSAPFSGGNLNLREGVHRNSFSHSFSADRVRTSPPPPHVPPAPPSHHPSSAVHASLPTPAAPRARALSPRLPIAQTARPAPKTSSSAMSSSIGLQTNEPRGRVVSPQHGPPGGPSPPEPAPSTPAPPNPYEPPHLASAWRGDSAYAAAMYHPLSGKDAQYGSTPTVHPAKVPFTESTAYWLGLYFVFNLGLTLFNKFVLVSFPFPYTLTGLHALSGCAGCYIALERGAFTPARLAQRENLILGAFSVLYTINIAVSNISLQLVTVPFHQVVRASTPLFTIFISSIFLRTRFSIMKLVSLLPVVAGVGFATYGDYYFTAWGLILTLLGTFLAALKTVVTNLIQTGAGGRLKLHPLDLLMRMSPLAFIQCVIYGWYTGELERVRAYGATQMTSTKAVALLVNGVIACGLNIVSFTANKKAGALTMTVSANCKQVLTIALAVVLFNLHITPTNGIGILLTLIGGGWYGYVEYQEKNKKSKVLDRM is encoded by the exons ATGCCAGATTCACCACCCCGTCCAGCCGCATCGCCGACAGCCTCGCTTTCTGGGATGGGGATCCAGTTCCACTCGGCGAACCCGCTCCCGCCACCGCTGCACGACTCGCCGCCGCCGAGCGCTGCCCCCCTCCTCCGCTCCTATTCGGACGACCGCCGCCAGCGGGCGCAGGACGAGCGGACCCTGTTGTCGCATCAAACTAGCTCGGCGGGCGTGCCTGGCTCTGCAGTACCTAGCGCGCCCTTCTCCGGCGGAAACCTGAATCTGCGCGAGGGCGTCCATAGGAACTCGTTCTCCCACTCTTTCTCTGCAGACCGCGTGCGCACCAGCCCTCCGCCCCCACACGTGCCCCCCGCGCCGCCCTCGCACCATCCTTCTAGCGCCGTCCACGCATCACTGCCCACGCCCGCTGCGCCCCGCGCCCGCGCCCTTTCGCCCCGTCTCCCCATCGCACAGACCGCCCGCCCCGCCCCGAAGACGAGTTCGTCCGCCATGTCCTCCTCGATCGGCCTGCAGACGAACGAGCCGCGCGGCCGGGTCGTGTCCCCGCAGCACGGCCCCCCCGGCGGGCCCTCGCCCCCCGAGCCCGCGCCGTCCACGCCCGCGCCGCCGAACCCGTACGAGCCCCCGCACCTCGCCAGCGCCTGGCGGGGCGACAGCGCGTACGCAGCCGCCATGTACCATCCCCTGAGCGGCAAGGACGCGCAGTACGGCTCGACGCCCACAGTGCACCCCGCTAAGGTGCCGTTCACAGAGAGCACGGCGTACTGGCTGGGGCTGTACTTTGTGTTCAACCTCGGGCTCACCCTGTTCAACAAGTTTGTGCTCGTCTcgttccccttcccctAT ACACTCACCGGCCTGCATGCGCTGTCCGGATGTGCCGGGTGCTACATCGCCCTCGAGCGGGGGGCCTTT ACGCCGGCGCGACTCGCCCAGAGGGAAaacctcatcctcggcGCCTTCTCCGTATTGTACACCATCAACATCGCAGTCAGCAACATCAGTCTCCAGCTCGTCACCGTCCCGTTCCACCAGGTCGTCCGCGCGTCCACCCCGCTgttcaccatcttcatctcctccatcttcctgcGTACGCGCTTCAGCATAATGAAGCTCGTCTCGCTGCTGCCTGTCGTTGCTGGTGTCGGCTTTGC GACATACGGAGACTACTACTTTACAGCCTGGGGCCTTATCCTCACCCTCTTGGGAACTTTTCTCGCTGCGCTAAAGACCGTCGTCACCAACCTGATCCAAACAGGTGCTGGCGGGAGGCTCAAACTC CACCCCCTCGACCTCCTCATGCGCATGTCCCCCCTCGCATTCATCCAATGCGTAATCTACGGCTGGTACACTGGTGAACTCGAGCGTGTCCGCGCATATGGCGCAACCCAGATGACGTCCACCAAAGCCGTCGCGCTCTTGGTCAACGGGGTGATTGCCTGTGGCCTGAACATTGTCAGTTTCACCGCGAATAAAAAGGCGGGGGCTTTGACGATGACTGTTTCTGCAAA CTGTAAGCAAGTACTTACCATCGCACTCGCCGTCGTGCTGTTCAATCTACATATCACGCCTACAAACGGGATCGGGATCTTGCTCACTCTTATCGGCGGT GGATGGTACGGCTACGTCGAGTACCAAGAGAAGAATAAGAAGAGTAAAGTCCTTGACAGGATGTAG
- a CDS encoding hypothetical protein (Similar to gi|45519871|ref|ZP_00171422.1| COG2391: Predicted transporter component [Ralstonia eutropha JMP134], FASTA scores: opt: 326, E(): 2.2e-12, (40.714% identity (72.143% similar) in 140 aa overlap (3-140:8-138)); HMMPfam hit to DUF395, YeeE/YedE family (DUF395), score: 73.5, E(): 5.5e-19) encodes MPFTPIHSLIGAILLHLSTSELLEDTGHVFGISGIVSGAVLGERQGWRWAVVGGLVAGPALAAVTGVKALFPGQALSALEIIGKGKLALAGILVGLGSRLGSGCTSGHMLCGVSRLSVRSIVATITFFATAVITSNIFPQYPTPSTPAYSIELPSLSTTVVLICVPLVARLVQRATSTTLTRMSSVPKTARLLPYFVSSLIFSVGLSLSGMTDPSKVSAFLRFPHPQCWDPSLLLVVLGGVLPNMLHYAFIINENKRPGDGQPKPKPRFSWESWQVPTREDIDSKLVVGAAIFGVGWGLVGICPGPALVSLGSALLDVCSGSGSWQVLGKISTFLGTMLLGMAFGGSI; translated from the exons ATGCCTTTCACGCCTATTCATTCGCTCATAGGAGCTATACTGCTCCACTTATCCACTTCCGAGCTTCTCGAAGATACCGGCCATGTTTTTGGCATATCAGGGATTGTAAGCGGTGCTGTGCTAGGAGAGCGAcaaggttggagatgggCTGTTGTCGGCGGGTTGGTGGCGGGGCCAGCATTGGCTGCCGTTACCGGCGTCAAAGCTCTATTCCCAGGACAGGCTCTATCAGCTCTGGAGATTATAGGCAAAGGTAAATTGGCATTGGCCGGGATACTTGTTGGTTTAGGAAGTCGG CTCGGTTCTGGTTGTACCAGTGGACATATGCTCTGTGGTGTCTCAAGACTATCTGTACGGTCAATCGTAGCAACTATAACATTTTTCGCCACTGCAGTCATCACCAGCAATATCTTCCCCCAGTATCCTACCCCTTCAACTCCCGCGTACTCTATCGAACTAccctctctttcaactACTGTTGTTCTAATCTGCGTACCTCTGGTCGCCCGACTTGTCCAGCGAGCGACAAGCACCACCTTAACCCGCATGAGTTCGGTACCCAAAACCGCACGCCTTTTACCATACTTTGTTTCAAGTCTGATCTTTTCTGTTGGTCTGTCGCTGTCTGGTATGACTGATCCTTCAAAAGTGTCGGCTTTCCTCAGATTCCCCCATCCACAATGCTGGGACCCATCTTTACTCTTGGTTGTTCTCGGCGGCGTTCTTCCCAATATGCTGCACTATGCCTTCATTATCAACGAGAACAAGAGGCCGGGCGACGGGCagccaaagccaaagccaagGTTCAGTTGGGAAAGCTGGCAAGTCCCCACGCGAGAAGATATTGATTCAAAGCTCGTAGTGGGTGCTGCCATTTTCGGTGTCGGTTGGGGGTTGGTGGGGATATGTCCCGGTCCAGCTTTAGTTTCTTTAGGTTCGGCCTTGCTTGATGTTTGCTCTGGCTCTGGTTCTTGGCAAGTGTTGGGGAAAATATCGACTTTCTTGGGCACGATGCTTTTGGGCATGGCCTTTGGTGGGAGTATTTAG
- a CDS encoding hypothetical protein (Similar to gi|46101569|gb|EAK86802.1| hypothetical protein UM05857.1 [Ustilago maydis 521], FASTA scores: opt: 631, E(): 4.7e-31, (32.180% identity (57.093% similar) in 578 aa overlap (17-526:23-576)); HMMPfam hit to Exo_endo_phos, Endonuclease/Exonuclease/phosphatase family, score: 74.8, E(): 2.2e-19) has protein sequence MLPRFWPVILTMKPRIPKEPYVRTPEQIALAERRRAERAAKKAAVAAGKVEPTEEEKLVTGNCKFLKRDWIDVSGKDKEEKGRSQGKRAKIITWNLLAQTLVRRELFPGSDCLRWADRKPMLLAEFAHHSSSDIICLQECDKLPDFLPALPQHAYIKGTGPGKLHGLVVLYRKDRFSLRQSKLIHLDFEEIHPRSSDLVIREDGAESLEEVRRRRGGSRQTKNVGLIVALECKDGEGVIIATTHLFWHPKFVYERVRQTLLLVRAIRRFQKANCCTTWPVVLAGDLNTQPSEATYQLLVSPHSPLPQRYLDEISQSRLVHDSLSKIPLTPPEIPSSASEPASTTGTGTTTPAIINKTEAEKDAENEDLDDKSIANTRPPRPSDGLPTALELVDLFKAEFPLIDGDSDQPEGAMSAYGSTQWKEGKGIDGFDDRKGFGDGEKGQGGDEPGWTCFTPLFRLTLDYLLVLPPLNSPPFLIAPPASSTSATSGAEIRKVMLPPKVSDLGEGLPRKGICASDHVAVGCEIEW, from the exons ATGCTTCCACGCTTCTGGCCAGTTATCCTGACAATGAAGCCGAGGATTCCCAAAGAGCCATACGTCCGGACACCTGAACAAATCGCCCTCGCCGAGAGACGCCGGGCCGAGCGAGCAGCCAAAAAGGCCGCCGTTGCGGCTGGTAAAGTGGAGCCGactgaggaggaaaagttGGTGACGGGAAATTGCAAGTTTCTCAAAAGAGACTGGATTGATGTCTCTGGTAAAGataaggaggagaagggaagatcacaagggaaaagggcCAAGATTATCACTTGGAAT TTGCTTGCTCAAACTCTTGTCC GACGAGAGCTTTTCCCTGGCTCTGACTGTCTTCGATGGGCGGACCGTAAGCCCATGCTTCTTGCTGAGTTTGCGCACCATTCCTCCAGTGACATCATCTGTCTCCAA GAATGTGACAAGCTTCCCGacttccttcctgcctTACCTCAACACGCGTATATCAAGGGTACAGGCCCAGGCAAACTTCATGGCCTTGTCGTTCTCTATCGCAAAGACCGGTTCTCCCTTCGCCAGAGCAAACTAATTCATTTAGACTTTGAAGAGATCCACCCTCGTTCGAGCGATTTGGTAAtaagagaagatggtgccGAGTCGTTGGAAGAAGTACGAAGACGTCGAGGAGGATCAAGACAGACGAAGAATGTGGGGTTGATAGTAGCGTTGGAATgcaaggatggtgaaggtgTCATTATCGCTACTACTCATTT ATTCTGGCATCCCAA GTTCGTATACGAACGAGTTCGTCAGACTCTTTTGCTTGTACGAGCCATTAGGCGCTTCCAAAAAGCCAATTGCTGTACCACATGGCCTGTTGTTCTCGCTGGAG ATCTCAATACTCAACCATCGGAAGCAACATACCAGTTGCTCGTCTCCCCACACTCCCCTCTTCCGCAACGATATCTCGACGAAATCTCCCAATCCCGTCTCGTTCACGACTCGCTCTCCAAAATCCCTCTCACACCTCCCGAaatcccttcctccgctTCCGAACCTGCCAGTACTACCGGTACTGGGACTACAACCCCCGCTATAATTAATAAGACGGAAGCGGAGAAAGATGCAGAGAATGAAGATCTCGATGATAAATCGATTGCCAACACACGTCCTCCCCGACCTTCGGATGGGTTACCCACAGCGTTAGAGCTCGTGGATCTCTTCAAAGCCGAATTCCCTCTTATAGATGGAGATAGCGACCAACCTGAGGGTGCTATGAGCGCTTATGGATCAACgcaatggaaggaaggaaaggggaTTGATGGATTTGATGATAGAAAAggttttggagatggagagaagggacAAGGAGGGGATGAACCTGGGTGGACCTGTTTTACGCCACTTTTCCGTCTTACTTTAG ATTATCTCCTTGTCTTACCGCCTCTTAATTCTCCCCCTTTCCTCATTGCCCCACCCGCCTCTTCTACGTCCGCCACTTCTGGCGCCGAGATCCGAAAGGTCATGCTGCCTCCCAAAGTCTCAGACCTTGGTGAGGGATTACCGCGAAAAGGGATTTGCGCGAGCGATCATGTAGCGGTGGGATGTGAGATTGAGTGGTAA